One part of the Microbulbifer sp. THAF38 genome encodes these proteins:
- a CDS encoding ATP-NAD kinase family protein, which translates to MRLEKQVKTLGLIINPWAGVGGPAGLKGSDGAETVAQALAAGIEPQSHKRAAIALEALAPFRQQLEFLCFAGDMGAETARELGFAVREVGAAESTPSTPQDTERAAMAIRDAGADLIVFIGGDGTARNMTNALGDHFPVLGIPAGVKMHSACFAISPKAGGEVLRKLLAGELVDLCEREVRDIDENSFRQGRVSTHHYGELLVPQEGHFLQAVKNAGREVEELAVADIAAEVVEELEPDTLYIVGPGSTTLAILNELGCDGTLLGVDLLCNGALVQKDVSAPQIEAAIAEYRNSEVNGQVKVVLTAIGGQGHLIGRGNQQFSPKVLRQVGRENLIVVATKTKITELGGRPLLVDSGDPELDRQWNGFIRVVTGYRDAILYPLSNGEV; encoded by the coding sequence GTGCGATTAGAGAAGCAAGTTAAGACGCTCGGTTTGATTATCAATCCCTGGGCCGGTGTTGGCGGGCCAGCGGGACTAAAAGGCAGCGATGGTGCCGAGACAGTGGCCCAGGCCCTGGCGGCCGGTATCGAGCCCCAATCCCATAAGCGCGCCGCAATTGCCCTGGAGGCCTTGGCACCGTTTCGGCAGCAGCTGGAGTTCTTGTGCTTTGCCGGCGACATGGGCGCGGAGACGGCTCGTGAGCTGGGCTTTGCCGTGCGCGAAGTGGGGGCAGCCGAGTCCACTCCATCAACACCGCAAGATACCGAGAGAGCGGCGATGGCGATCCGCGATGCCGGTGCCGACCTGATTGTATTTATTGGCGGTGATGGCACTGCGCGCAATATGACCAATGCCCTGGGGGATCACTTCCCGGTACTGGGTATTCCCGCCGGCGTCAAAATGCACTCCGCTTGTTTCGCTATTTCTCCCAAAGCCGGTGGAGAGGTGTTGCGAAAATTGTTGGCTGGTGAGCTGGTGGATTTATGCGAGCGCGAAGTGCGCGATATCGATGAGAACAGTTTTCGCCAGGGGCGGGTGAGCACTCATCACTACGGAGAGTTGCTGGTGCCCCAGGAGGGCCATTTCCTGCAGGCGGTAAAGAATGCAGGACGCGAGGTAGAGGAACTGGCCGTAGCGGATATCGCCGCGGAGGTCGTTGAGGAGTTGGAGCCGGATACCTTGTATATCGTTGGCCCCGGCTCAACCACGCTGGCCATCCTGAACGAGTTGGGGTGTGACGGCACTCTGCTGGGGGTGGACCTGCTGTGTAATGGTGCCTTGGTACAAAAAGATGTCAGCGCTCCGCAAATTGAGGCGGCGATCGCCGAGTACAGAAATTCGGAAGTTAATGGTCAGGTGAAGGTTGTGCTTACTGCTATCGGTGGGCAGGGGCATCTGATCGGCCGCGGTAACCAGCAGTTCTCCCCCAAGGTTCTGCGCCAAGTCGGCCGCGAAAACCTGATAGTTGTTGCCACCAAAACCAAAATAACCGAGCTTGGCGGGCGCCCGCTGTTGGTGGACAGCGGCGACCCCGAGCTGGATCGGCAGTGGAACGGTTTTATCCGTGTGGTTACCGGCTACCGCGATGCGATCCTCTACCCCTTAAGTAATGGAGAAGTTTGA
- a CDS encoding pyridoxal phosphate-dependent aminotransferase has product MKDIHKSEKLHGVCYEIRGPVMEQAHRMEEEGHRILKLNIGNPAPFGFNAPDEIIQDVIHNLSQAQGYVESKGLFAARKAIMQECQTLGIQGVEIEDIYLGNGVSELISMATQALLNNGDELLLPMPNYPLWMAATNLAGANPVLYRCDEESDWLPDIEDIKAKITPRTRGIVVINPNNPTGAIYPKALLEEIVEVARSHHLVIFADEIYSKILYDDAEFTPMAKLAPDVLCLSFNGLSKSYRLAGFRSGWMIISGIKHRAKGFIEGMDMLASMRLCGNVPAMFAVQTALGGYQSINDLVLPGGRLRQQRDLAHRMLNDIPGVSCVKPSGAIYLFPKLHLDHHKIENDEQLVLEFLRQEKILLVQGSAFHWDAPDHLRIVFLPRADDLSHAIERLGYFLERYTR; this is encoded by the coding sequence ATGAAGGACATCCATAAATCTGAAAAACTGCACGGCGTCTGCTATGAGATTCGCGGCCCGGTGATGGAGCAGGCCCATCGCATGGAGGAAGAAGGGCACCGCATCCTCAAACTGAATATCGGCAACCCCGCGCCCTTTGGCTTTAACGCCCCGGATGAAATCATCCAGGATGTCATCCACAACCTTTCCCAGGCACAGGGCTATGTGGAATCCAAGGGATTGTTCGCCGCGCGCAAAGCCATTATGCAGGAGTGCCAGACCCTGGGTATCCAGGGTGTAGAAATTGAAGACATTTATCTGGGTAACGGCGTCTCCGAGCTGATTTCCATGGCCACCCAGGCACTGCTCAACAATGGCGATGAGCTATTGCTGCCCATGCCCAATTACCCACTTTGGATGGCCGCCACCAATCTCGCCGGAGCCAATCCGGTACTCTACCGCTGCGACGAGGAGTCTGACTGGCTGCCCGACATTGAGGATATCAAGGCGAAAATCACACCCCGCACCCGCGGTATTGTCGTGATCAATCCCAACAATCCAACCGGGGCTATTTATCCAAAGGCCCTGTTAGAAGAAATTGTAGAGGTGGCGCGCAGTCATCACCTGGTGATTTTTGCCGATGAAATTTATAGCAAAATCCTCTACGACGACGCGGAATTCACTCCCATGGCCAAATTGGCCCCGGATGTGCTCTGCCTGAGTTTCAATGGGCTCTCCAAGTCTTACCGCCTGGCGGGCTTCCGCTCCGGCTGGATGATTATCAGCGGCATCAAACATCGCGCAAAAGGATTTATCGAAGGCATGGATATGCTTGCCTCCATGCGCCTGTGCGGCAACGTGCCAGCCATGTTTGCGGTGCAAACGGCACTGGGAGGTTATCAGAGCATTAATGACCTGGTACTACCCGGCGGCCGCTTACGTCAGCAGCGAGACTTAGCCCACCGCATGCTCAATGACATCCCCGGTGTCAGCTGTGTCAAACCCAGTGGTGCCATTTACTTATTTCCCAAGTTGCATTTGGATCACCATAAAATCGAGAATGACGAGCAACTGGTATTGGAATTCCTGCGCCAGGAGAAAATCCTTTTGGTACAGGGCAGCGCCTTCCATTGGGACGCACCCGACCACCTGCGCATTGTCTTTCTGCCCCGCGCCGACGACCTCTCCCACGCGATTGAACGACTGGGTTACTTTTTGGAGCGATATACCCGCTGA
- a CDS encoding DUF1499 domain-containing protein, whose product MSRVHWSRWLLWVQWALLGIIVLAGLALRFGLLRFGVVFKVFTYAGGAALAIALASLLVFVWGSRNHRPQVRSNALWAALLGLLPVAVPLITVGKDNFNVPKIHDITTDTRNPPKYQAVLSLRRASDNSAEYAGEPVAKLQRDTDIYSDIYPLHVHMSVASTTELAAEVAKKLGWKIVSYEPEKGHLEATDRTLLLGFTDDIVVRVRPEDDGGSRVDVRSSSRVGVSDLGANAKRIREFLEELHLRVLSVRYGGASDT is encoded by the coding sequence ATGAGCAGGGTGCACTGGAGTCGCTGGTTGTTATGGGTGCAGTGGGCGCTACTTGGGATTATCGTGCTCGCTGGTTTGGCGTTGAGGTTTGGGCTGTTGCGCTTCGGTGTGGTTTTCAAGGTATTTACTTATGCCGGAGGGGCGGCCCTCGCCATCGCTCTGGCCAGCCTGCTTGTATTTGTTTGGGGTTCGCGCAACCACAGGCCACAGGTGCGCAGCAACGCCCTTTGGGCGGCCCTGCTAGGACTGCTCCCGGTGGCAGTGCCCTTGATCACTGTGGGTAAAGACAACTTCAACGTGCCCAAAATCCACGATATCACTACCGATACCCGCAACCCTCCAAAGTATCAGGCGGTCCTGTCTCTTCGAAGGGCCAGCGACAATAGTGCCGAGTATGCTGGAGAGCCTGTGGCAAAACTGCAGCGGGACACCGATATCTACTCCGACATCTATCCATTGCATGTACATATGTCCGTAGCCAGTACCACCGAGCTGGCGGCGGAGGTGGCAAAGAAACTGGGTTGGAAGATTGTCTCTTACGAGCCTGAGAAAGGGCACCTAGAGGCGACCGACCGGACCCTGCTGTTAGGCTTTACCGATGACATAGTGGTGAGAGTACGGCCGGAAGACGATGGGGGCTCAAGAGTGGATGTGCGTTCCAGCTCCCGTGTAGGGGTGAGTGACCTGGGCGCCAATGCAAAGCGTATCCGTGAATTTCTCGAAGAGTTGCACCTGCGTGTACTCAGTGTGCGCTACGGTGGGGCTTCTGACACTTAA
- a CDS encoding 4-phosphoerythronate dehydrogenase has protein sequence MSESHAQGVGLKIVADENIPALEQYFGDLGTLVRYPGRTLTREQLIDADILLVRSVTRVNQSLLEGTPVRFVGSCTIGTDHLDTDWMERNGIYWSAAPGCNANSVVEYVFCALAALKVDWRGRSFGIVGCGNVGGLLQKRLHALGASCAIYDPWLPDNPDFASLEQVLGQDIVCLHAPLVKSGPFPSLHMIGEEQLAQIRDGAVLISAGRGAVVDNRALLQELQREKRFKTVLDVWEGEPGINTELLELVDLGSPHIAGYSLDGKLAGTRMIREALSNALDLALPENIGDADHTQAEAGSTPIEPVNESAAPIADLLLQMYDPREDDARLREGARSTEPMAKAFDRLRREYPERLEFSHYRTAAQTLGEKDREELAVLGLKCD, from the coding sequence ATGAGTGAAAGCCATGCACAGGGCGTTGGCCTCAAGATTGTTGCCGATGAGAATATACCGGCACTGGAGCAGTATTTCGGCGACCTGGGTACGCTGGTGCGCTATCCGGGCCGCACACTGACCCGGGAGCAATTGATCGATGCGGACATACTGCTGGTGCGCTCTGTCACCCGGGTGAATCAGAGCCTGTTGGAGGGCACACCGGTACGTTTCGTGGGCAGCTGCACCATTGGCACCGATCACCTGGATACCGACTGGATGGAGCGCAACGGCATTTACTGGAGTGCCGCGCCTGGCTGCAATGCCAATTCGGTGGTTGAATATGTATTTTGTGCGTTAGCCGCCCTGAAGGTCGACTGGCGCGGGCGCAGCTTTGGCATCGTCGGGTGTGGCAATGTAGGGGGGCTGCTGCAAAAGCGTCTGCACGCATTGGGCGCCAGCTGCGCTATCTATGACCCCTGGTTGCCAGATAACCCCGACTTTGCTTCTCTGGAGCAAGTACTGGGCCAGGACATTGTGTGCCTGCACGCGCCTCTAGTAAAAAGTGGGCCATTTCCCAGCTTGCATATGATCGGTGAGGAGCAACTCGCTCAGATCCGCGATGGTGCCGTTTTGATTAGCGCAGGCCGCGGAGCGGTAGTCGATAATCGAGCGCTATTGCAGGAACTGCAGCGGGAAAAACGCTTTAAAACGGTGCTGGATGTCTGGGAGGGAGAGCCGGGTATCAATACCGAGTTGCTGGAGCTGGTGGACTTGGGTAGCCCGCATATCGCCGGATACAGTTTGGATGGCAAGCTTGCCGGCACTCGTATGATTCGCGAGGCGCTCTCTAATGCGCTGGATCTGGCTCTGCCAGAAAATATCGGTGATGCCGATCATACGCAAGCTGAGGCCGGGAGCACTCCAATTGAACCCGTGAATGAGAGTGCAGCGCCGATAGCGGATTTGCTATTGCAAATGTACGACCCACGCGAAGATGACGCGCGCCTGCGTGAAGGGGCACGGAGCACAGAACCTATGGCCAAGGCTTTCGATCGCCTGCGCCGTGAATACCCCGAGCGTTTGGAGTTTTCCCATTACCGCACCGCAGCGCAAACCCTGGGTGAAAAAGATAGAGAAGAATTGGCAGTACTGGGGCTCAAGTGCGATTAG
- a CDS encoding YheU family protein, with protein sequence MIIPFAQLDPNTLQNLLEEYATREGTEYGEREVELPEKVASLRRQLQSGEVVIWFDPGEETVNLVLAEDLPADV encoded by the coding sequence ATGATCATTCCCTTTGCGCAGTTGGACCCCAACACCTTACAAAACCTATTGGAAGAGTATGCCACCCGTGAGGGCACCGAATATGGTGAGCGCGAGGTGGAGCTCCCGGAGAAGGTGGCGAGCCTGCGCCGCCAGTTGCAGTCGGGCGAAGTGGTAATTTGGTTCGATCCCGGCGAGGAGACAGTCAATCTGGTGCTGGCAGAGGATTTGCCCGCCGATGTCTGA
- the tusA gene encoding sulfurtransferase TusA: MKFDHTLDARGLLCPEPVMMLHSAVRNVADGEVLKMMATDPSTQRDVPKFCQFLGYELVQHAEENDEFVFWIKKAE; the protein is encoded by the coding sequence ATGAAGTTTGATCACACCCTCGATGCCCGCGGCCTGTTGTGCCCGGAACCTGTAATGATGCTGCACTCAGCGGTGCGAAATGTCGCCGATGGGGAAGTGTTGAAGATGATGGCCACCGATCCCTCGACTCAGCGGGATGTACCCAAGTTCTGCCAGTTTCTCGGCTATGAACTGGTGCAGCACGCGGAGGAGAACGACGAGTTCGTCTTTTGGATTAAGAAGGCGGAATAG
- a CDS encoding class I SAM-dependent methyltransferase, whose product MSTDWQVLLQQVEPKLVPGGGDSRRLFHGRGRCFTGLEQVCVDSFYPALLVTFFEEYEGEGELCEKLWQMAERFGYQGVAAQRRYLPGAPLEWQCGEPVAAPKALRNGLQFPLTFDRQNVGFFLDIEPGRAWLEAQVRERSGRESVKMLNLFAFTCAFSAVARAAGDIEIVNVDVNRGVLNRGRENHEVNGLSLRGIQFLQFDALRQFKRFDRRGPFELAIVDPPTRQKGRFDVSHNYEKLLQQLPACLADEADLLMVINSPRHSEAHFRELILGADSGYEVVERLAQNPDFPDRDPDAALKMLHVKYRRQK is encoded by the coding sequence GTGTCTACCGATTGGCAAGTGCTGCTGCAGCAGGTTGAGCCCAAGTTAGTACCGGGCGGCGGTGACAGCCGGCGTTTGTTTCACGGACGCGGCCGTTGCTTTACAGGTCTCGAGCAGGTTTGTGTGGATAGTTTTTATCCCGCGTTGCTGGTTACTTTTTTTGAGGAGTACGAGGGGGAAGGGGAGCTGTGCGAGAAGCTCTGGCAAATGGCCGAGCGTTTCGGTTATCAAGGTGTGGCCGCACAGCGACGCTACCTGCCCGGTGCGCCATTGGAGTGGCAGTGTGGCGAGCCAGTAGCTGCACCCAAGGCGCTGCGCAACGGCCTGCAGTTTCCGCTGACCTTTGATCGACAGAATGTCGGCTTCTTTCTGGATATCGAGCCCGGCCGTGCCTGGCTTGAGGCGCAGGTGCGGGAGCGCTCGGGGCGCGAATCGGTCAAGATGCTGAACCTGTTTGCGTTTACCTGTGCTTTTTCCGCCGTGGCCCGTGCGGCTGGGGATATTGAGATCGTCAATGTGGATGTGAATCGGGGCGTATTGAATCGCGGCCGTGAAAACCACGAGGTGAACGGCCTGTCCCTGCGGGGCATTCAATTTTTGCAATTCGATGCGCTGCGCCAGTTCAAGCGCTTCGACCGCCGGGGACCTTTTGAGCTGGCTATCGTAGACCCGCCCACGCGCCAGAAAGGCCGCTTCGACGTGAGCCATAACTACGAAAAGCTATTGCAACAGCTACCTGCCTGCCTCGCCGATGAGGCGGACCTGCTGATGGTGATTAACTCTCCGCGCCACAGCGAAGCGCATTTTCGCGAATTGATTCTCGGTGCCGATAGCGGCTATGAAGTGGTAGAGCGACTGGCGCAAAACCCGGATTTCCCGGACCGGGATCCGGATGCCGCCCTAAAAATGCTGCATGTTAAATATCGCCGCCAGAAATAG
- a CDS encoding 5'-3' exonuclease H3TH domain-containing protein, with product MSSYLVDSSVYIFRYYFALPPNWQSRSGYDTEAVYGFTNFLLDLLARSPRHIACAFDESLGSCFRNTLYPDYKCSRALPDEALAFQLAACREMAEVLGIASFASERYEADDILATLTRKLRNHAPIIVSRDKDLGQLLARGASSLWDFAANQHMDSAALEQKFGVRPAQIADYLALVGDTSDDIPGVPGIGAKTAARLLEEFDDVEALLAQRERVATLPIRGAKGLAWRLQEYADQLRLAKRLTSLVEDIPLGIKVMDLRPQPVDLELAMALAKEFGIGGLVGKMERTLMSAEGEST from the coding sequence GTGAGTAGTTACCTGGTCGACTCCTCGGTCTATATCTTTCGCTACTACTTCGCTTTGCCACCTAACTGGCAGAGCCGCAGCGGCTATGACACAGAGGCGGTTTACGGCTTCACTAACTTCCTGCTGGATCTTTTGGCGAGAAGCCCGCGCCATATCGCCTGTGCTTTCGATGAATCTCTGGGCAGTTGCTTTCGCAATACGCTTTACCCGGACTATAAATGCAGTCGCGCACTGCCAGACGAGGCCCTGGCTTTCCAGTTGGCGGCCTGCCGGGAGATGGCGGAAGTCCTGGGTATTGCCAGCTTCGCCAGTGAGCGCTATGAGGCGGACGACATCCTAGCTACTTTGACGCGAAAGTTGCGCAATCACGCTCCGATTATTGTGAGTCGCGATAAAGACCTGGGGCAGTTGCTGGCTCGCGGAGCCTCCAGTCTGTGGGACTTCGCTGCGAACCAGCATATGGACAGCGCGGCTCTTGAGCAGAAATTTGGCGTAAGACCCGCGCAGATTGCCGACTACCTGGCACTGGTGGGGGATACCAGTGACGATATCCCTGGAGTGCCCGGCATTGGCGCCAAGACCGCGGCGCGCCTGTTGGAAGAGTTTGATGATGTCGAAGCGCTGTTGGCACAGCGAGAGCGGGTGGCAACACTGCCTATTAGAGGCGCAAAAGGGCTTGCCTGGCGGCTGCAAGAGTATGCCGATCAGTTGCGCCTGGCGAAACGCCTGACAAGCCTGGTGGAGGATATTCCCCTTGGTATCAAGGTAATGGATTTGCGTCCCCAGCCGGTGGATCTGGAGTTGGCTATGGCTCTGGCGAAGGAATTTGGGATTGGTGGGCTGGTGGGAAAAATGGAGCGCACTCTGATGAGCGCTGAAGGAGAATCTACATGA
- a CDS encoding antibiotic biosynthesis monooxygenase has translation MIYVLIEREIAAEMQSSYEEAARRILTSAYRTVGFIEGQTYIERGNPLRRFTLSKWQSELHWQHWYTSEDRRAQMAQLAPLLVGQERITILETAA, from the coding sequence ATGATCTATGTATTGATTGAACGGGAAATCGCCGCCGAGATGCAAAGCAGCTACGAGGAGGCCGCGCGCAGAATCCTCACCAGCGCCTACCGCACCGTGGGCTTTATCGAGGGGCAAACGTATATCGAAAGGGGCAATCCACTGCGCCGCTTTACTCTGTCCAAGTGGCAGTCCGAACTGCACTGGCAACACTGGTACACAAGCGAGGATCGGCGCGCCCAAATGGCCCAGCTAGCCCCTTTATTGGTGGGTCAGGAGCGCATTACGATCCTGGAGACCGCTGCATAA
- a CDS encoding alpha/beta fold hydrolase — protein MSEYIIDRPQASQTLKSPKARFLFAHGAGAPMDSDFMQALAVGLCKQGIEVVRFEFPYMVQRRSGGSKRPPNTMPQLQECFEAQIERFAGDLPLFIGGKSMGGRVASLLADKSFEQGLIAGLICLGYPFHPQGKPDKLRTEHLLDSVCPTLIVQGDRDPLGSREEVVTYGLSDSIEIEWLADGDHDFKPRRASGYTQAQHWASAIDKAAGFMQRSPGS, from the coding sequence ATGTCTGAATACATTATCGATAGGCCCCAAGCCTCTCAAACGCTTAAGTCCCCTAAAGCGCGCTTTCTGTTTGCCCATGGTGCCGGCGCGCCTATGGACAGCGACTTTATGCAGGCGCTCGCTGTTGGGTTGTGTAAACAGGGCATCGAAGTGGTGCGTTTCGAGTTTCCCTATATGGTTCAGCGCCGCAGTGGTGGCAGCAAGCGGCCGCCAAACACCATGCCGCAGTTGCAGGAGTGTTTTGAAGCGCAGATTGAGCGTTTTGCGGGGGATCTACCCCTGTTTATTGGGGGTAAGTCTATGGGAGGGCGAGTAGCGAGCCTTTTGGCGGACAAAAGCTTCGAGCAGGGTTTGATTGCCGGGCTGATTTGCTTGGGGTATCCATTCCACCCTCAGGGCAAGCCGGACAAGCTGCGTACTGAGCATCTGTTGGATAGTGTTTGCCCCACTCTGATTGTGCAGGGAGACCGGGACCCCCTTGGCAGTCGCGAGGAGGTGGTGACCTATGGGTTGTCGGATTCCATTGAGATTGAGTGGCTGGCTGATGGTGACCACGATTTCAAACCCCGTCGTGCCAGCGGCTATACCCAGGCTCAACACTGGGCTTCGGCGATAGATAAGGCGGCGGGCTTTATGCAGCGGTCTCCAGGATCGTAA
- the msrB gene encoding peptide-methionine (R)-S-oxide reductase MsrB, producing MAKPKDDNYWRDQLTDEEFEVCRKGGTEAPFSGEYWDVFDDGVYRCRCCGEVLFEAEAKFQSHCGWPSFDAEFTVGVIRELADSSFGMERVEIRCSQCDSHLGHVFDDGPTETGLRYCVNSLSVKLDQEPGGGEGGEGK from the coding sequence ATGGCAAAACCAAAAGACGATAACTACTGGCGTGATCAGCTGACAGATGAGGAGTTTGAGGTCTGTCGCAAGGGTGGGACAGAAGCCCCGTTTAGTGGCGAATATTGGGATGTTTTTGACGACGGCGTCTACCGCTGTCGCTGCTGTGGCGAAGTTCTGTTTGAAGCCGAGGCAAAATTCCAGAGCCACTGTGGTTGGCCCAGCTTCGATGCGGAGTTCACCGTGGGAGTTATTCGGGAGCTGGCCGATAGTAGTTTTGGCATGGAGCGTGTCGAGATTCGCTGCAGTCAGTGCGACAGTCACCTGGGGCATGTGTTCGATGATGGTCCCACCGAAACCGGTCTGCGCTACTGCGTGAACTCACTGTCGGTGAAATTAGATCAGGAGCCCGGCGGGGGAGAGGGAGGAGAGGGCAAATGA
- a CDS encoding MTH1187 family thiamine-binding protein, with protein MKVIADLCVIPMGVGVSVSKYVAECEKVLAEAGLTHHLHAYGTNIEGDWDTVMAAVKACHERVHAMGADRITTSLKLGTRTDRNQSLQDKIDSVRSKLD; from the coding sequence ATGAAAGTCATTGCCGATTTGTGCGTGATACCCATGGGTGTGGGGGTGTCTGTCAGTAAGTATGTTGCGGAGTGTGAAAAGGTGCTGGCGGAAGCCGGGCTCACTCACCACCTACATGCCTATGGCACCAACATAGAGGGGGACTGGGATACGGTGATGGCAGCGGTAAAAGCCTGTCATGAGCGAGTCCACGCAATGGGCGCGGATCGCATCACCACCAGCCTGAAATTGGGAACTCGTACGGACCGGAACCAGTCATTACAGGATAAGATCGACAGCGTGCGATCGAAGCTGGATTAA
- a CDS encoding class I SAM-dependent methyltransferase, which translates to MTINIKKSLLALAGALALAGGAQAADLNSVIKGDHRSKEYAARDQYRNPAETLEFLGIKPDMTVVEITPGGGWYTEILGPYLGEKGKLYAAHFPEDSESSYYQRSLKGFKDKLAANKKAYKNVVVTEFSPQTGREIAPAGSADAVVTFRNVHNWMYRGYEDKAFASFYNALKPGGVLGVVEHRAKPGTSKEDMVQSGYVTQEYVIEVAKKAGFELEEASEVNANPKDTAKHPKGVWTLPPSLRLGDEDKEKYLAIGESDRMTLRFRKPKS; encoded by the coding sequence ATGACGATCAATATCAAGAAATCCCTACTGGCTCTGGCCGGTGCCCTGGCCCTGGCTGGCGGCGCCCAGGCCGCCGACCTGAATTCTGTCATCAAGGGGGATCACCGCAGCAAGGAGTACGCCGCACGCGACCAATACCGTAACCCGGCGGAAACCCTGGAATTTTTGGGTATTAAGCCAGATATGACGGTGGTGGAAATCACTCCCGGCGGTGGCTGGTACACCGAAATCCTCGGGCCCTACCTGGGAGAGAAGGGCAAGCTCTATGCAGCGCACTTCCCGGAGGATAGCGAGTCTTCTTACTACCAGCGCTCTTTGAAGGGCTTCAAAGACAAGCTGGCCGCCAATAAGAAAGCCTACAAGAATGTCGTAGTCACCGAATTCTCACCGCAAACCGGTCGTGAGATAGCCCCCGCAGGCAGCGCCGATGCGGTAGTGACTTTCCGTAACGTACACAACTGGATGTACCGTGGTTATGAAGACAAGGCTTTTGCCAGCTTTTATAACGCGCTGAAACCCGGTGGCGTTCTCGGTGTAGTGGAGCACCGCGCCAAGCCAGGTACCAGTAAAGAGGACATGGTCCAGAGCGGCTATGTGACCCAGGAATATGTTATCGAAGTGGCTAAGAAGGCCGGCTTTGAGTTGGAAGAGGCTAGTGAAGTCAACGCCAATCCGAAGGATACCGCCAAGCACCCGAAAGGCGTTTGGACCCTGCCGCCCTCTTTGCGCCTGGGCGATGAAGATAAAGAGAAGTACCTGGCCATCGGCGAGAGCGATCGTATGACCCTGCGCTTCCGCAAACCGAAATCCTGA
- a CDS encoding elongation factor P hydroxylase, protein MPAPNPEMAPVSKTPLEARSTAEGIVAVFNRCFAAPEGLNTRLCGGFSEPYYRPAGDQQDYHQVEFTLDYAASALHEVAHWCVAGEARRQLPDYGYWYAPDGRSAEQQAEFEKVEVKPQALEWIFARACGLRFRVSADNLESGLGPSNSFKEAIWRQVQRYCAEGPNQRARTFAAALAEAFTQPDPLNGDAYHLSELS, encoded by the coding sequence TTGCCTGCCCCTAACCCAGAAATGGCTCCAGTTTCTAAAACACCCCTTGAAGCCAGATCCACTGCCGAAGGGATTGTGGCGGTCTTCAACCGTTGTTTTGCCGCACCAGAGGGGCTCAATACCCGACTTTGCGGCGGCTTTTCCGAGCCTTACTATCGGCCCGCCGGGGACCAGCAGGACTACCACCAGGTGGAGTTCACCCTGGATTATGCCGCCAGTGCTTTGCATGAGGTGGCTCACTGGTGCGTGGCCGGCGAGGCCCGCCGGCAATTGCCGGACTACGGCTATTGGTACGCGCCGGATGGGCGCAGTGCCGAGCAACAGGCCGAATTCGAGAAGGTGGAGGTCAAGCCCCAGGCGCTGGAATGGATTTTTGCCCGAGCCTGTGGCCTTCGTTTTCGCGTCAGCGCAGACAATTTGGAGAGTGGCCTCGGCCCCAGCAATAGTTTCAAAGAAGCGATTTGGCGCCAAGTCCAACGCTACTGTGCCGAGGGACCCAACCAGCGTGCACGTACTTTTGCTGCGGCTCTCGCGGAGGCGTTTACCCAGCCAGACCCATTGAATGGCGACGCCTATCATCTGTCGGAGCTATCGTGA
- a CDS encoding glycine cleavage system protein R has protein sequence MQQHLVISMICNDKPGVVEKLSAVIADNGGNWEDSHMAHFAGKFAGILRVAVPGDKTQGLKDALASLAQAGYNLIVEDAIAVTTKPQQTLTLKLVGNDRPGIVREISRALSAHHINMDQLETTYGSTPWSGEPLFTAECIINVDEDMDLDGLRDELDQIANELGVEIDCEEIATPL, from the coding sequence ATGCAACAGCATCTCGTTATCTCCATGATCTGCAACGATAAGCCCGGTGTTGTAGAAAAGCTTTCTGCAGTCATTGCGGATAACGGAGGCAACTGGGAAGACAGCCATATGGCGCATTTCGCCGGAAAATTTGCCGGTATATTGCGCGTTGCCGTCCCTGGAGATAAAACCCAAGGCTTGAAGGATGCCCTCGCCAGTCTCGCCCAGGCTGGCTACAACCTGATTGTTGAAGACGCAATCGCCGTTACCACCAAGCCCCAACAGACCCTGACATTGAAGCTGGTAGGCAACGACCGCCCCGGCATTGTGCGGGAGATCTCCCGTGCACTCAGCGCTCACCATATCAATATGGATCAGCTGGAAACCACCTACGGCAGCACTCCGTGGAGCGGTGAACCTCTGTTTACTGCCGAATGCATTATCAATGTGGACGAAGATATGGATCTCGATGGCCTGCGTGATGAACTCGACCAGATTGCCAATGAACTGGGGGTCGAGATCGACTGTGAGGAGATCGCCACTCCTCTCTAA